The genomic DNA AACCTCACTGCAGCCACTGGTAAGATGCTTTTACTCTTCTACaaatttaaaggtgcagtaggcGGGATGGATCACTGGAGAATGGCTGGAATTTTTAAGATTCATCTACAGGTCATTTAGATGCTAATGATTTTGGGATTACATCTCTGTGTCCTGAGCTCTTCTCATCAGATTAGTAAGGACAGACACAGGCCTCCTTAACACCTggatttaaaatgcattttctatGACAGCACCTGACTCACTTGTAAgaacaggtgtaaatacacgtGGAGAAACGCTATCCGATCGTTATCTGATCACCAAAGGGATCCACAGAGGCTCAATcccatttctgtctgttttgacATCTTAGCTGCTAGCAAACCAAAGACAGTAGTGTCAGAACACAAacttaatattaacaataagaataagaataataataaaaacaacaataataatgataataataaaaaagatttaaaaaaactaaaaagggACTCAGATTTCACTAGCTGGCAAGCCGGCGGAAACACGtgtgtgatggtgatgtgaATAAATTGTTATTTGTAACTGCACTTTCTGTTTTGACTCATATAATCattaattcttttttaaaatgtccctACTCATAAGACTATTAAACAtgttataatatttatacattatcctttttaatataatatctaCTCAGTGTCGTTCAGTAGTGacagttcatgttttttaagtgtgagGTTcagactgctgtgtgtttgtgtcgcccCTTTGTGATGAAATACatgattttaacattaaattgtTTTCTCTTATTCTTTAATCTCAGTTCCTCCAAATGCAGAGGAGTTTAAATCAATGGGACAGAATGAGACCAGTGTaactctgcagtggaaaaaagtGGAAAACTTCACCAATTATTTACTCAAGTACAATGGACTAGAGATAAACTTCACTGCACAAGACGGAAATCTATATGTGACACAGACAATCTTGGATCTGAGCAATGGAACTAAATATGACTTCAGTCTCTTCACTATGTTTGAAAACATCAGGAGCCGTGGAGTAAACATCACTGCAGCCACTGGTAGGATGCTTTTACTCTGTGACGATGTCTGAAAGCCAATATAACACTAAATACATCATTTTATGTTCTCATGACAGGAAGAACTAAGTATGTAACATGTTTCAGTTGAGGTATTTTaagtgtggttatatgaggtTCAGTCCAAAGCAGACAGTGCTCTGTGTACACAGCCTCTTTGCTGATAACTTCatgatattttcttttacttcaGGGAAACAGTACATAAAATACAGCATACTGAACATTTGATGttgattttaacatcatcattttgtaaTAACATGTTCTTTCTTATGGAATAATTCCAGCCCCCCTAAATGCAGAGGAGTTTACATCAGAGGGACAGAATGAGACCAGTGTAACTCTGCGGTGGAAAAAAGTGGGAAACATCCTCAGTCACACTCTAGAGTTCAGTGGACGAGAGATAAATGTCACTGCATCAGAGGAAAATGAATATGTGACAAAGACAATCTTGGATCTGAACAGTGGAATTAAATATAGCTTCAgactcttcactgtgtttgaaaacatcaGGAGCCGTGGAGTAAACCTCACTGCAGCCACTGGTAAGATGCTTTTACTCTGCAACTATGTCtcaaatttaaagctgcagtaggcagaaTATCTGAACAAtggttaaaatgtttaaatttcatcttcacattattaaaataataaatgtttgggATCACATCTCTGTGTGCTGAGCCAGTCTTATTAGATTAGAGACCAAATCCCATTTTAATTCTTATTCCTTCCTCCACCCTTGGCCCCTTGTTTCTTGGAACTGAGTTACGTGTTGTGGTTAAAACTAACTTTACATGGGACATGATCACATAAGCAGATGAAACATGTTTTAGCAGAGATTCAACACTccatcacactctcactcataCTCCCACAcataggggggggggggggggtgcacatggtggtgcagtggcttACATTGTTTCCTTACAACCAGGTGGTCACCAGGTCTGATCCCGATttgaccaagggcctttctgtgtggtgtTCATATGTTTTCCCcctggttctccggtttcctcccacagcccaaaaacatgccAATTGGGAGAGTCCTGTACTTTCCACTCACGCTGCCACACCCCCTCATCAACTCAACCACCTCCACCTGTCGTTAATTACTCAGGCAGCACATAAGCAGCTCCGCAGCAGTCACTCCTTGTCAGTCTCTCCAGCAATTTCCTGTGTTCTTTCacattttcccttttccccCGTTCATGACTCTTTTCGCCCTCTGACCTTCACCACAGCAAACTCAGGTCATTACAAACCtttatgtgtgactgtgttgcaTTTGGCCACTGTCTTACTGTAGTTGAgggtgaatggctgtttgtctctcaaTGTTTGCCGTAGGATgtcaatctgtccagggtgggaCCCctacctttcaccctgtgttaGCCGACATTGGCTCCAGTGGCCTTGCAACAGTAACAGGCCCCGGGTCTGAGGCCtgtagaaacagaaaaacaatgagACTGATAACAGGtcgtgtgtctctttctctcacttcaGCCAGACTTTATTTGGGTTTACATATGTACTACAACTTTGTCCTAATGCGTACCTGTCAACACAGCAATATCCACTTTtcaacaaacaataataattgacACGATATACATGTGCTTGAGTCttcataaacaaatgaaatcaaaacatGTGCAAAGGAAATTCCAGATAACTGGCTGATAAAACCTTTGCAAAATGCTATTAATTACTTAAATGTCATGGCATTGCAAGTGAGAGGCAATACATATATAGAAATTTCAAATGCAAAACACACTAATTTCTGACATAACAGAAGCCTTGTACACCATCAACGTCATGGAGGAGCtctaaaataagacataaatgcagaaataaaatacacatgctTAAAAGTTAAACTAGCTAATGCAACATTAGCTGAGGCTTTTTAACAACACTACTCGCTTCAACTATTACTAAATCCTTGATATACACAGGAAGTAAGTGAATCGAATATTATGccgatattattattattattattgttatctttatattattctttattaacctctagaaacagaaaaacaatgagACTGGCAACAGGTTGTGTGTCGCTTTCTTTCGCTTCAGCCAGACTAAAGATGAGAGCTCACTGTCGCCACACCATGCCATCTTATTGGGAGGCGGAGCCCCCTTGTGGCGAAAATTGGGATCATTCTTACAACAAAGGCTCTGTTACTGGGAAATCCACATTCAAATTAtaacaaacatgcaaaaataaatgacacaatgtGACCACACGTGGCTGGGCATCACACAACCATTATGAGGAGGATAGTGGGTAGACAATAGAGGAATGGGCAGAATTTCTTCATTAAAGTGTTCATTAATTTAATGTCgaaccactttatcctccacatgagggttgctagtgccaatcccagctgacacagggcaaaagtaCACCCCAGTCCATCCgtccaacaaccattcactcctacAATTAATTCACACTGAACAGTTAACCTCTGATTGCATGTTTCTTGGACTGTGTgagaaaaccagagaacctggacaAAACCCTCTCAGTGGGGGAGCATCTGTATAGAAAGGCCCCTTCTTCAGACCAGGTCACAAATCTGGCTcttcttgctgtaaggcaacagtgctagcgtGCCCCGTTTGAAGTGTGCTCCTGTAAAATGTTTAGAAGGACCAGTTAACCCTCACACTTCATCTTACCGCTCTACCTCATCAAGAATCAGGACACACTTACATGTGACCACGGAAAACAGAGGGGTAGGGGTGAGGAACATATTCTTGATATCCAATTTTGCAATAACTTGTTCCTTTAATCTCAGTTCCTCCAAATGCAGAGGAGTTTAAATCAGTGGGACGGACTGAGACCAGTGTaactctgcagtggaaaaaagtGCAAAGCTTCACCAATTATTTACTCAAGTACAATGAACGAGAGTTAAACGTCCCTGCACAAGACGGAAATGAATATGTGACACAGACAATCTTGGATCTGAGCAGTGGAACTAAATATGTCTTCAgtctcttcactgtgtttgaaaacatcaGTAGCCGTGGAGTAAACCTCGCTGCAGCCACTGGTAAGATGCTTTTACTCCATCACAGGCAAAGTCCAGGAACTGATAGAAATTGCTCACTCTATTAAAttgtgatgaaataaatgaatggaatcaaacattaatgtgaaaaatcagtcattttataaATCGGTGTCCCCTTCATGTCTTTTTACATTCCAGTCCCTGGCAGCACAGAAGAGTTTACATCAGTGGGACAGAATGAGACCAGTGTaactctgcagtggaaaaaagtGGGAATCATTCTCAGTTACACTCTAGTGTTCAATGGACAAGAGATAAACGTCACTGCATCAGAGAGAAATGTATACGTGACGGAGACAATCTCAGGTCTCAGCAGTGGAACTAAATATGACTTCAgtctcttcactgtgtttgaaaACTACAGGAGCATTGGAGTAAACCTCACTGCAGACACTGGTAAGATGCTTTTACATTCAGGTATATTTTTATAAAGGCTGGCACATATTAACACACTCAATCCCtataaaatgacaacaacacatACCACAAAAAGTCGACGTCGCTGTCGATTCCTGGCGCCCGATTTACATGGGCCGCTCCCCACCCTGTTGACACGGTGCGGTTGGGGCACACTGAGTATAGTCCGCCTGCCACCTttgccccgagcctttccaagccgatcTAGCGCCTGTCGTGTGTGACACTCTTGTATGATAAAGTAgggcatcaattcatgaaaaaaacagtttatatATGTtggaaaacatatttaaactctaattccgcactttttagacccactcatagggggacgggaccagaatgtaaacagtgtccgccatctttgctaacagttacgctaacaggaccaagtgggaagcacagtttttcaaaaatactacccctattctagtaatacaaagataaatgcaaatcagtgaagtattcctttaagtaacCAAGACTAATTCAAGTCTTCACTGTCCATTTTCTCATGTATGTCACGTGTAAATTTGTCCTCTCTCCTTTCAGCTTCtgaatcagtgtgtgtggttgtgtgtgaatatgaattcattcattcattcttttttcatCAGTTCCTCCAGCAGTGTCTTTGGTCATAGTAAGTGAACGTTCAGTGACCAGAGTGACTCTGAAGTGGGATGGTGTGAATAGAGACTGGAGCTACTTGCTTCAGATGAATGGCCTTGATGTGACCGTGAGCCCAGACAATTCCTTAGATGTGTCCTCTTCAGTCACTTCTCTGAAACCTGGGACAGAGTATCCCTTCAGTGTGACCACAATGTTCTCCGGACTCAACAGTACTGCTTATACAGGCTTCACAGTAACAGGTATATGCAGACCTACACCCTAAAAATGGCACACGCTGTTTTTGTATGATGTACTGACACCTGATGTCCAAACCTGAGACTTCACTTAGAGTTGTGATGTTCACGGACGAACCAAATCTATTGAACGACTCTTTAACATGAGCGATGAGGAACCGAGTCACAGTTGAGAgccgttcttcttcttcttttttttttcttcttttttttttaaaccgctGTCACGCACACGGCATGCGCACACAAGCTCCTCCTGCTACTCCACTGAGGCGGAGAGCATGCACAACAAGGGGAGGAGCCTGGGGTGCCAATTGGGTGCATACTGCGGAGAGTCAGACTGCAGCTGTGAGCCAAAGGAAGCGCAGCACAGTTGGATGTACTTTTCGGGTGCAAAGGCAAAATGTAACATGTAACGCCAAAATAATGATTCTTTCAAGTCTGTCTTGAATATTGTTTACTAAAATGTTCCCTAATGTCACCAAGGACAGTATAGGAGTCCTCTTCAGAGTTATActtgaaacttgttttttaaaagtttttctAGATTAATATATTTTTAGTTTAGTATAGTTCTGCATGGAAGTTCATTGTAGCCTGCTTAGTCTTTTATTGTGCcataaataaaaaggtgttgCATGATTAACAAGTCACAAGAGCTTTATTTACACTAAGacacattttatacaaacatCCAAAATAGCTCCCTTCAAAGAGCCATAAATCCCATCTCTATACCTCATACAATCACAAGTGGAAGTAAATAACTATCCCTTTACCATTTGGCTACACTAACAGTTTGTTCTTATTCATTTCAGCCATAGACTGTGCAAAAGTGTTCTGGCACGTGACTAACACATCGATCCAAGGGACCGTTCAAGGTTTATTCTCAAACGCCACAGCCTCTTATAACCAAACCCATGTCAGTCCTGGAGGTAGCAATGTGTCCTTCACTGGCCTTCACCCTGGTGCAACGTACGAAGTGTGTCTCGTGTACAATATAAATTCTACATCCTTTGAACAGTGTCGCCACAATCTAACCATCCGTAAGTACAACTGCAAATACTGTGACtcaccaaaaataataacactgaATTACATGACTATGTTTGATGCATTTGTAGTTCATATGTGTAGGAGCCACACCTTGCTTGCGGTGGATTATTTGGGCTTTGATTTGCTTGGTATGGTTGCCACGGTGATATGTGGGGGTTTGGGTCACGTGGGCACCGTAGATGGCAGTCGTAGGTTATAATTAGGGGCTGAATCACCTGcactgggaggagagaggagagtcaGGTAGCCGTAATTTTTGTTGACCACCGCTTTTTGTTCAGTTATGACACACATACGCAAACAGTGCACGTACTACATCTTACCTGCGTGTGTATTTCCAAATAGCCGCTGTAGTAGCTGTTGTGTTTATCATTAAACATCCTGAAACTTGCTTACCCGGACTCAGCGTGCTCCTAGCGTGTCATACAAACATACAGGACCTATCTCTTCTTAAGCGACGTTAAAGGGCTGGAAAATCACAACAATATTAGGGTTAGATTTAGGCACAAACATGCTAGGAAATGATTTTAGACGTAGAATAATATCCTCATAACACATGATACGTCAAATACGTCAATACTACACAATGCATGTAATTCATTCATGCAGCATGAATTCTTGTTTGTgacagtaaatacatttttcccCTTGTTTCCAATCAGTTCCTCCAACTTTGAGTGCTCACTGTGAGTACTGGGATGCTGGCTATTCCATCAATATCGTGTGGAATAAACCTCGTGGCTTGTGGACTGCAGTGGAGGTGACTGTGTCCGAGCAAACTCACACATTTCCTGAAAATGGAGAGCAGCATGCAACAATACACGGATTCCGTCCTGCCCAAACATACACTGTATCTTTAGTGTCACTGTCTGGGACTGTGAGGCGCTCTGAGCCAGTGGTTTTTTCATGTGCTACCGATCCAAGGGGTAAGTCAAAAATACATTTCCTGATTTCCtaatttttcaactttttaccATTTATCTTTCATCATAAAATTCCTATTAGTGGAAAACATAAAGGTAAAGATACTGAACTCAGATTTGAATCCCTGTAGGAGTCATTGCCGGAGCATCCCTCGGTGTGCTGCTTTTCTGTATCCTGGTATTACTGGTGGTCATCATTATTTATAAAAGACCAAATTTAATCAGGTAGGTACCTCTGCTAACataacactgcagctttaatgtctaaccctaatgGAATCTGGCAGTGAACATCTACtgtgtcttttctttccccACAATAGAAACAAGAAATTATATCGTGGATCCAAAGGCGTCCACAGAAGTTACAAGTAAATAAACCTATAATCAcactctccctgtgtgtgtgtgtgtgtgtgtgtgtgcgtgcgtgcgtgcgtgtgtctgtctctctctctccttgtgtgtctctctctccctgtgtgtgtgtctttctctctgtgtgtctctctctccgtgtgtgtgtctttctctctgtgtgtctctctctccctgtgtgtgtgtgtgtgtgcgtgcgtgcctgcgtgtgtctgtctctctctctctctctgtctctctctccctgtgtgtgcctctctctctccttgtgtgtctctctctccctgtgtgtgtgtctctctctccgtgtgtgtgtgtctttctctctgtgtgtctctctctctccttgtgtgtgtctctgtctccctctccctgtgatatgtgtattgttttttatttctcttttcattAAATGGTCTCTAAATGTTAGCCCTGTGATTAACCgctgacctgtccagagtgtacctgCCTTTTGTCCTgtgttagctgggattggctccagcgaccTCAAACTCTTATGTGTAGGATTAAGCCGTATGcagtgaatgaataaatcattGGTATGATATTTTaactgttaatgttttatttttgtcagacCTATACATGTATCAGCGTTTCCAGCCCACTACCACGGGTTAAGTGCAGATGACAACAGAGGTTTCAGTGACGAATATAAggtggattaaaaatgttcttgtttttgtgtaagATTATAAAATTGTAAGGTATCGATGTGGTTTTTCTGTTGacctctgtgtcactgacgtgCCAATTCCATGCAGAGCCTTGCTCCTGTTGGCACaacgcagaaaaaaaaagtctgcacCCTGcctggaaacaaagaaaagaatcgTTTCAACAACATCCTGCCGTGTAAGTCTGGCACTGCGACACTGCTGACAGTGTTCCACTGAGTCACTGAAGCATCTCCTCATAACTGTGTTCACCTGTTTCATCCTAGATGACTGGTCTCGGGTGAAGCTGAATACATCCAAGTCCAAGGGGAGGTCTGACTACATTAATGCTAATTACATTCCAGTAGGTATCACTGGATGACTATGTCATTGAAAAagaaactaataataataatgtactttTATCGCAGATCCAtgagtttgaatgttttccaaatctgtctgtctgtctatctcaGGGCTACAACAGCAAGAAAGAGTTCATCGCCACTCAGGGTCCTCTGCCCTCCACTGTCAATGACTTCTGGAGGATGATTTGGGAGCAACGGGTGAAAGGCATCGTCATGGTAACCAACTGCGTTGAGGGAGGACGGGTGAGTCTTCCGGTTATaagatttacagtttttctcagtcgctttggtgcttttctcaCATCACTATCAACATTTGCACAGCAGTTCGTGCATTTCTCAAAACAATTAGTGCAAACTCCAATTCAGGAGACATTTCCAGGAAAAAATGATGAAGAAAGATATACAATTTGCTTGACAGAATTTTATAACTCTTTCAACAATTTTGTATGTAATGACTCAAGCAATGAAATGAAGACTATTAATTTTATTGGGAACGACTATTCAGCATCCATAAGTATAGTTAATTTTGACTGACATGACATAAGCAAATGATAATGTCATAAAAAAGCAGAGAATTGTATGAAAGCAACTGATAAATGTCCAAAAGCATTTGCAATTTGTTCAGAGGAAGGAGAAATTGCTACTATAATGTGCACAAATGACTAAATGTTGTGGAGGTTGAACTAAAAGACCTTCTATTTTAAGACCTTATCGCCACACAACAGTTTTAGTTTGCAATTAAATCTATAGAGGAAAAACCATGCAAAGGAACTCATTAACTGGAAAGGAACAAAGCTCGAACAGCGTTGATGCCCATCGAGGCTACGCTTATCATCTTTCTGCAATTTATACAAAAAGCCAGTTGTTCTCGGCAACAGGCTTCAACCATTGTTGAAATTCAGGGATCTCCAACCAGGAGTCCGCAAACTAACATTTTCCCATGTGTGATGATTCTGGCATTTTCGGATATTATATCGTGTTAAGTAACAAAATTCTGGTATTTTTCGACCTGGGCCctatgtgtataaatgtgtatgtgaaTAGTACTTAGAAAAGGTGTAATAATTGGTCCAGTAGATCGCCTCGGGCAGCAGCCGCAACAGGCAGCGATGGCGTAGTGTAACTGTACAGGGCAACAGCGCCGgctgtgatgcattcactgGTTCTTGTAAAATCTGCTCACTTTCACTGTTGCTCTCCAATTCTCCAAGTTTGCGTACAGACGACTGTCCTGACCGATACTAGAGACAATGTGGgcaatgtgtatgtgtgctgtaAGATTACACTGCTGTCACAGCTGCTGCCTGAGGTGATCTACTGGACCAATTATGAAACGTTTAGTACCattcacatttataaacatagggCCCTAGTCGAAACAAAATACCAGAATTCCCCTTTAAGTTAATAAGTCAACATGCTTCGGACTCTGCACACTGTTTGTCAGCAGACTGTTGTAAATTGTCATTACATATCTATTTTTCCTCTAATGTTTCCTTTTCTTAGCCCAAGTGTGATCATTACTGGCCTGAAGACAGCACGCCTCGCTTTTACAAAGGGGTGCGGGTCACCATCACATCTAAGCAAGAGGAACCCTACTGGACATTGAGGGAATTTAGTGTGAAACATGTATGAAACACCTTTAAAATATAGTTTTCGTTTGAAGTGAGGACATCTAC from Solea solea chromosome 21, fSolSol10.1, whole genome shotgun sequence includes the following:
- the ptprh gene encoding receptor-type tyrosine-protein phosphatase H isoform X4, with translation MRPLPFTSDLWVLCVFLTLSLWGVTAALSPAEEFKSVGQNETSVTLQWKKVGNILSYTLVFNGREINVTASERNVYVTETISGLSSGTKYDFSLFTVFENITSSGVNLAAATVPPNAEEFKSVGQNETSVTLQWKKVGNILSYTLVFNGREINVTASERNVYVTETISGLSSGTKYDFSLFTVFGNNTSSGVNLTAATVPHSTEEFTSVRQNETSVTLQWKKVGNILSYTLVFNGQEINVTASERNVYVTETISGLSSGTKYDFSLFTVFENIRSSGVNLAAATVPPNAEEFKSVGQNETSVTLQWKKVENFTNYLLKYNEREINVTAQDGTAYVTQTIPDLSNGTKYDFSLFTVFENNTSSGVDLTAATAPLNSEEFKSVEQTETSVTLQWKKVGNILSYTLVFNGREINVTAQDGNVYVTETISGLSSGTKYGFSLFTVFENIRSSGVNLTAATVPPNAEEFKSMGQNETSVTLQWKKVENFTNYLLKYNGLEINFTAQDGNLYVTQTILDLSNGTKYDFSLFTMFENIRSRGVNITAATAPLNAEEFTSEGQNETSVTLRWKKVGNILSHTLEFSGREINVTASEENEYVTKTILDLNSGIKYSFRLFTVFENIRSRGVNLTAATVPPAVSLVIVSERSVTRVTLKWDGVNRDWSYLLQMNGLDVTVSPDNSLDVSSSVTSLKPGTEYPFSVTTMFSGLNSTAYTGFTVTAIDCAKVFWHVTNTSIQGTVQGLFSNATASYNQTHVSPGGSNVSFTGLHPGATYEVCLVYNINSTSFEQCRHNLTILPPTLSAHCEYWDAGYSINIVWNKPRGLWTAVEVTVSEQTHTFPENGEQHATIHGFRPAQTYTVSLVSLSGTVRRSEPVVFSCATDPRGVIAGASLGVLLFCILVLLVVIIIYKRPNLIRNKKLYRGSKGVHRSYKPIHVSAFPAHYHGLSADDNRGFSDEYKSLAPVGTTQKKKVCTLPGNKEKNRFNNILPYDWSRVKLNTSKSKGRSDYINANYIPGYNSKKEFIATQGPLPSTVNDFWRMIWEQRVKGIVMVTNCVEGGRPKCDHYWPEDSTPRFYKGVRVTITSKQEEPYWTLREFSVKHIDSSEERIVTHFHFTAWPDHGVPEGTIPLIQFRGLVRWHMEKEGAGAPTVVHCSAGVGRTGTLIALDVLLQQLGHNNAVSVYAVVHKMRQSRTHMVQTEWQYIFLHQCIMDCLEQDKTEDNVYENVDMTYANATALRELR